In Fusarium oxysporum Fo47 chromosome XII, complete sequence, one DNA window encodes the following:
- a CDS encoding permease family-domain-containing protein: protein MGWIGRINDGVANSRVGHWFQLEGSGHPRERPGSRFTTEIRAGIISFFAMAYILAVNSSIVADSGGTCVCDSTPDDPICAANSDYLLCKNEVKRDLVTATAAISALATFFLGALANMPVGISCGMGLNAYLAYDVVGFHGSGPVPYEVAMTAIFVEGLIFFGLTILGLRQWLARAIPRSIKLATGAGIGLFLTLIGLTYSEGIGLITGAVSTPVELAGCSPADKLEDGTCPGSHKMQNPTLWLAIFCGGILTVVLTMFRVKGAILIGIILVSICSWPRGTSITAFPYTPVGDDSFNFFKKVVDFHPITRILAVQKWDISAYSGQFGRALITFLYVDILDCTGTLYSMARFSNLIDEKTQDFEGSATAYLVDSISITIGAVFGTSPVTAFIESGAGIGEGGRTGITAMMTGFCFFVSLFFAPIFASIPSWATGCVLILIGSMMMQAVVNINWRYMGDAVPAFLTIAIMPFTFSIADGLIAGICSYIVIQVLVWAVETASMGKLTATNKKDKDPWTWRIPGGILPGWLVRLFQGKKDFWRPYADEAIDGNPGEPLPHVVTEIYAGNNKE, encoded by the exons ATGGGGTGGATTGGTCGAATTAACGATGGCGTGGCTAACAGTCGCGTAGGCCACTGGTTTCAATTGGAGGGATCTGGCCAT CCCCGCGAGCGACCCGGTTCCCGTTTTACAACTGAGATCCGAGCAGGAATCATCTCTTTCTTCGCAATGGCATATATCCTGGCTGTCAATTCCAGCATCGTCGCTGACAGTGGAGGCACTTGTGTCTGTGACTCGACTCCCGATGACCCCATCTGCGCCGCCAACTCAGACTATCTTCTTTGCAAGAATGAGGTCAAGCGTGATCTGGTCACCGCCACTGCTGCTATTTCTGCCCTAGCCaccttcttccttggtgCCCTCGCCAACAT GCCCGTCGGTATCAGCTGCGGAATGGGCTTGAATGCTTACCTCGCGTACGAT GTTGTCGGCTTCCATGGCTCTGGACCTGTCCCTTATGAAGTAGCCATGACGGCCATCTTCGTCGAAGGTCTTATCTTCTTCGGTCTCACAATCCTCGGTCTTCGACAATGGCTTGCTCGAGCCATCCCACGTTCAATCAAGCTAGCTACTGGTGCTGGTATCGGTCTCTTCTTGACACTTATCGGCCTTACATACAGTGAAGGCATAGGCCTCATTACTGGTGCTGTTTCAACCCCTGTCGAACTGGCTGGCTGTTCTCCTGCAGATAAATTGGAAGATGGAACCTGTCCTGGCTCGCACAAGATGCAGAACCCGACTCTTTGGCTTGCTATCTTCTGCGGTGGTATCCTGACGGTAGTTCTCACCATGTTCCGTGTTAAGGGTGCTATTCTTATCGGCATTATTCTTGTGTCCATTTGCTCTTGGCCACGCGGCACCTCTATCACAGCCTTCCCTTATACCCCGGTCGGCGATGACTCTTTCAACTTTTTCAAAAAGGTTGTGGACTTTCATCCTATTACCAGAATTCTTGCTGTGCAAAAGTGGGATATCAGTGCATATAGTGGTCAATTCGGTCGCGCCCTGATCACGTTCCTCTACGTTGATATTCTTGACTGCACAGGTACTCTCTACTCAATGGCCCGATTTTCTAATCTCATCGATGAGAAAACTCAGGATTTTGAAGGATCTGCTACAGCATATCTTGTTGATTCCATCAGTATCACTATAGGGGCTGTCTTTGGGACATCACCTGTGACAGCCTTTATCGAGAGTGGAGCTGGTATTGGTGAAGGAGGGCGAACAGGAATCACAGCTATGATGACtggcttttgcttctttgtCTCGTTGTTCTTTGCACCCATCTTTGCATCTATACCTTCTTGGGCTACAGGCTGTGTCTTGATCCTAATTGGCTCGATGATGATGCAAGCTGTCGTCAATATTAATTGGCGATATATGGGTGATGCTGTCCCAGCATTCTTGACCATTGCTATTATGCCCTTTACATTTTCAATTGCCGATGGTCTTATTGCTGGTATTTGCAGCTACATCGTTATCCAAGTTCTTGTATGGGCTGTGGAGACAGCTTCTATGGGCAAGCTGACTGCGACTaacaagaaggacaaagacCCTTGGACATGGCGTATTCCTGGAGGCATCCTACCAGGGTGGCTTGTGCGTTTGTtccagggcaagaaggacttTTGGCGCCCCTATGCGGACGAGGCCATCGATGGTAAT CCTGGTGAGCCTTTACCACACGTGGTAACTGAGATTTACGCTGGCAATAACAAGGAATAA
- a CDS encoding cation efflux family-domain-containing protein, translated as MLEKKIRKSCHFGARLRLWDSSNTFRDICITPAALLVWKVPVASIQYIDPTLAMCIALLGMYFAYRLILAASAILLQATPSTIDTNIIKEAVERLDGVLSAHHVHIFALNENKLVCSMHVQLLSRETSGDRFMEVMRQVRRILHTYGVHSATIQPEFSLDEADSIPFLKAEQTEGENWQRPLSLGNKSKSF; from the coding sequence atgCTTGAAAAGAAGATCCGCAAGTCGTGTCACTTCGGAGCCAGACTGCGTCTCTGGGATAGCTCAAATACCTTTAGAGATATCTGCATCACACCTGCAGCGTTGCTTGTATGGAAAGTGCCTGTGGCGTCCATACAATACATCGACCCAACACTAGCTATGTGCATTGCCCTGTTGGGCATGTACTTTGCTTACCGACTGATACTGGCAGCTTCTGCCATCCTCCTCCAGGCTACACCCTCGACCATcgacaccaacatcatcaaagagGCTGTTGAAAGATTAGACGGTGTCTTATCCGCTCATCATGTCCATATTTTCGCGCTAAACGAGAATAAGCTGGTCTGCTCGATGCATGTCCAGCTGTTGTCGCGGGAAACTTCTGGAGACAGGTTTATGGAAGTTATGCGGCAAGTCAGACGTATTCTACATACGTACGGAGTCCATTCTGCAACGATCCAGCCTGAATTCTCTCTTGACGAGGCTGACTCTATCCCATTCTTAAAAGCTGAACAGACAGAAGGAGAAAATTGGCAACGGCCATTGAGTCTGGGGAACAAGTCCAAGTCTTTCTAA